One window of the Cotesia glomerata isolate CgM1 linkage group LG10, MPM_Cglom_v2.3, whole genome shotgun sequence genome contains the following:
- the LOC123273405 gene encoding neurofilament heavy polypeptide-like: protein MARDGPQPTAKTLKVPEVLPNPKPRCTCPKPKTLSPSPVNERAQRFQDQENRVLFSKSLTPEEEAASERPELKKHASEDVRPVKKERGRLVKEKAIVGSIKKPEREVTSPDERKAQRSRWAGMTHFSLQPEKKEIKYGDPKSKSLKEKQRYSVRRSLSPEPDPRAIVRVNSRIVKRLISPEITITDAKWAPYEGYSPLPCVGIKTREPKRISEIKWTPYDGSASELSILEVPEETEANDEYHITPTCHPPPRATELKEEETDEERERWRFLNQISPFPIYQGAWKDESPEQSPQRVITPEDLEPPIWKPMEPSPVRARTPSPVYQEPVKPVKPSKESKRKKFRGKAESVQSRKESLLVPPTVIVRAASEETKRQRPALTRSNAFLELPRGKGLDPTKRSLSEEVPRSRAREAHRGPSRAKSEEASRNPWGDEGEVRQYVTTV from the coding sequence ATGGCCCGGGACGGTCCCCAACCAACGGCCAAGACCCTCAAGGTCCCCGAAGTCCTGCCGAACCCGAAGCCGAGGTGCACTTGTCCGAAGCCGAAGACCTTGAGCCCTTCTCCGGTCAATGAAAGGGCCCAAAGGTTCCAGGACCAGGAAAACCGGGTCCTCTTTTCTAAATCCCTGACTCCTGAAGAAGAAGCAGCCTCAGAGCGCCCGGAATTGAAGAAACACGCCAGCGAAGACGTTCGGCCGGTCAAGAAGGAACGGGGAAGGTTGGTCAAGGAAAAGGCTATCGTTGGATCGATAAAAAAACCCGAAAGAGAGGTCACTAGTCCTGATGAACGCAAGGCTCAAAGGTCCAGGTGGGCCGGAATGACCCACTTCTCGCTTCAGCCGGAAAAGAAAGAAATCAAGTACGGAGATCCTAAAAGCAAGAGCCTAAAGGAAAAGCAGAGGTACAGTGTCAGGAGAAGCTTGTCCCCCGAACCGGACCCGCGAGCTATCGTCAGGGTCAACAGCAGGATTGTCAAGCGGCTGATTTCACCGGAAATCACGATTACTGACGCAAAGTGGGCGCCGTATGAGGGGTACTCTCCTTTACCATGCGTCGGGATTAAAACTCGCGAGCCCAAAAGGATCAGCGAGATAAAATGGACGCCCTACGACGGGTCTGCTTCGGAATTGAGCATCCTGGAGGTTCCTGAAGAAACTGAGGCGAATGATGAGTACCATATCACACCGACTTGCCACCCACCGCCGAGAGCTACTGAGCTGAAGGAGGAAGAAACCGACGAGGAGCGAGAGCGCTGGAGGTTTTTGAACCAGATCTCTCCCTTTCCGATCTATCAAGGCGCGTGGAAAGACGAGTCGCCTGAGCAGTCTCCCCAGAGGGTGATCACTCCTGAGGACCTGGAACCTCCGATTTGGAAGCCCATGGAACCTAGTCCTGTGAGGGCGCGCACTCCGTCGCCGGTTTATCAAGAACCTGTCAAGCCTGTTAAGCCTTCGAAGGAGTCCAAGCGGAAGAAATTCAGGGGCAAGGCGGAGAGCGTCCAGTCGAGGAAGGAAAGCCTCCTGGTGCCGCCTACGGTCATCGTCAGGGCGGCCAGTGAGGAAACTAAGCGGCAAAGGCCAGCTTTGACCAGGTCGAATGCTTTTCTGGAGCTGCCACGTGGGAAAGGATTAGATCCTACCAAGCGGTCGCTCAGTGAGGAAGTTCCCAGGTCTAGGGCTCGGGAGGCTCATCGTGGACCCAGCAGGGCCAAGAGTGAGGAAGCTTCTAGGAATCCGTGGGGTGATGAGGGGGAAGTTCGCCAGTATGTGACGACtgtttag